One Blastocatellia bacterium genomic window, CGGATCATCTCTTGCGGCAAGTCAACGGCCTTGATTTCAACCATGCTGACTTTGATGCCCCACGGGTCAGTATGCCGGTCTAAGATTTCCGCCAATCGCGCATTCAGCTCTTCACGTTTGCTTAACAGGTCGTCCAGCTCGACTTCACCCAACACGGAGCGGAGTGTGGTCTGAGCCAGTTGCGACGTGGCATAGAGGTAGTTCTCGACTTCCACCACGGCTTTATTGGCATCAATCACCCGAAAGTAGATAACGGCATTCACCTTGACGCTGACATTATCTCTGGTGATGACATCCTGCGGTGGAACATCGAGCGCCACTGTTCGCATGCTAATGCGCACGAGTCGCTGAAAGGGCGCAATGACAAATCGAATACCCGGACCAAGCGGCTGCGGGCGAAGGTGACCAAACGTGAAGACAACTCCCCGCTCGTATTCATTGATGATCTTGACCCAACTTAGTACCCAAACGACCAAAAGAATGATCGCCACCGACATTCCGGTAACCAGTTGCTCCAATTGTATGCCAGGCATCATGATCCACCTCCTCAAAAAATGGACGCCATAAGGCGGGTTGGACGGATCAGCGCCGATTGCCCGTCAGCCGACATCGGCTCAATCGGCGGCAGCCGCGACTTCTTAACGTTCATTGCTGCTGGCTTGCATCGGCTTCGTCGGTGACAGCAAAGCGTTGAGGGGGCACCCACGGCTCAAGCGCCTCGACGTGCAACATCAACCCGCTGAGCCCAGTCACACGCACGCGCGCGCCTGGCGCAATCGGCGCCTCAGCTCGTGCATTCCACAATTCTCCGTGCACAAAGACGCGGCCAATAGGGTTGATCTCCGTTTGCGCAACACCGATCTTTCCGATCATCCCCAACTCGCCGGTCACTACCTTCTGGCTCCGACTTTTCAATGCCAATCGCAGAATCACGTAGAGCGCCACAGCCAGCGGAATCGCTACGGCGATGGCGATGGCCGGTCGAATCCGAATGGCCGGATCAGGCGCATCTACCAGAATCAACGCGCCAATGACCAACGAGACGACACCCCCTGCGCCGAGGATACCGAATCCCTGCACTTTGGCCTCAGCAATGAATAATCCTATTGCCAAAATCATCAGAATGACGCCGGTCAAGTTGATCGGCAACAGGTTGAATCCATAGAGCGCCAGAATCAGCGCAATCCCGCCCACGACAGCCGGAATAATCGCTCCCGGATTATTGAACTCAAAATACAAACACAACAGACCAATGGCGCCGAGAATGAGCGCAATGTTCGGGTCAGCCAAAAGACTCAACAATCGCTCGCGCAACGTCGGCTTAATGGGCACGACAGCCTGCCCACTGGTGCGCAGCGTTACTTCCCGACCATCCACGCGTTTCAGCGTCCAACCATCCAGCTTCTGTAACAGATCAGTCAAATCATTGGCAATGAAATCAATCAAGTCTTCTTTGAGCGCTTCTGTCTCCGTATACGAACGACTCTCGCGCACCGCCGCTTCCGCCAGCGTGATATTCCGACCGCGCTTTTCAGCAATTGATCGAACATAGGCGGCAGCATCATTTTCGGCCTTTTGGAATAGCGATTTATAACGTTCTTCATCCAATCCCAAGGCGACCGGATGCGCCGCGCCCGTATTGGAACCTGGTGCCATCGCCGCCACATCAGCCGCCATGAGAATGAAAAATCCGGCTGACGCCGCCTGCGCGCCACTGGGCGCAACATACACGATGATCGGGACCGAAGAGGTGAGGATGCGCTCGACAATGTCGCGCATGGAACTGACTAACCCACCGGGCGTCCGCAGCCGA contains:
- a CDS encoding slipin family protein, whose product is MMPGIQLEQLVTGMSVAIILLVVWVLSWVKIINEYERGVVFTFGHLRPQPLGPGIRFVIAPFQRLVRISMRTVALDVPPQDVITRDNVSVKVNAVIYFRVIDANKAVVEVENYLYATSQLAQTTLRSVLGEVELDDLLSKREELNARLAEILDRHTDPWGIKVSMVEIKAVDLPQEMIRAISKQAEAEREKRAKIIHADGELQASEKLTEAAARLATQPLTIQLRYLQTLTEIGVEKNTTIVFPLPVELISQWFDQSKGAAHRST
- a CDS encoding nodulation protein NfeD; this encodes MRAIRTLLMALAVVLACVGPARAEIVLLDFNDEVHPGSAQLVTRAIQVASQNNAEALIIRLRTPGGLVSSMRDIVERILTSSVPIIVYVAPSGAQAASAGFFILMAADVAAMAPGSNTGAAHPVALGLDEERYKSLFQKAENDAAAYVRSIAEKRGRNITLAEAAVRESRSYTETEALKEDLIDFIANDLTDLLQKLDGWTLKRVDGREVTLRTSGQAVVPIKPTLRERLLSLLADPNIALILGAIGLLCLYFEFNNPGAIIPAVVGGIALILALYGFNLLPINLTGVILMILAIGLFIAEAKVQGFGILGAGGVVSLVIGALILVDAPDPAIRIRPAIAIAVAIPLAVALYVILRLALKSRSQKVVTGELGMIGKIGVAQTEINPIGRVFVHGELWNARAEAPIAPGARVRVTGLSGLMLHVEALEPWVPPQRFAVTDEADASQQQ